In a single window of the Vicinamibacterales bacterium genome:
- a CDS encoding ankyrin repeat domain-containing protein, giving the protein MPTRVLPARPNLDNLKKQAKSLLDAAQALDATALQRFTALPSLVDRPAAAIDAAALALHDAQSVIAREYGFDSWNALREEIEARTLSLDAAVDEFVRCATDEAAGRADRLLALHPGITIATLQTAIVLGDAAAVDARLTRDPALATQAGGVQKWEPLLYVCHTAMHRGEPARLEALVAIARRLLDLGANPNAEYHWNWHPELPRTALWGAVCVIGHLPLAELLLDAGANPTDGVTAHIAAGSANIAALELLRRYGLDPDRSPRGVPPLVYSMTWARPPEGEYWLLDHGADPNLAWGEDDEAPLHVAARRWNAAMAEQLIAHGADLGRRRKDGATPHTVAALYGNGEVAACLLKHGAISELSPLEQFLAACARADRSAADAMLAADPSLPRQLTPIHHQMLHRPAESGDAAALDTMLDCGFDVNARDKDQVTPLHRAAMGGHPDAVRVLLAHAADVHAVDGMFSAPPLVWAVEGRSHSSGNHDDGFVAAARLLIEAGTPLTWTPPPAAPDVERTLDGLAALLRDAGVTG; this is encoded by the coding sequence ATGCCAACGCGAGTACTGCCCGCCCGTCCGAATCTCGACAACCTGAAGAAGCAGGCGAAGTCGCTCCTCGACGCCGCACAGGCGCTGGACGCGACGGCGCTGCAGCGATTCACGGCGCTGCCATCACTCGTGGACCGCCCGGCCGCCGCAATCGACGCGGCGGCGCTGGCGCTGCACGACGCGCAGTCGGTCATCGCGCGGGAGTACGGCTTCGACTCGTGGAACGCGCTGCGCGAGGAAATCGAGGCGCGGACGCTGTCGCTCGACGCGGCCGTCGACGAATTCGTGCGTTGCGCGACCGACGAAGCAGCGGGGCGCGCCGACCGCCTGCTCGCGCTGCACCCCGGCATCACGATCGCGACCCTGCAGACCGCCATCGTCCTGGGCGACGCCGCCGCCGTCGACGCGCGGCTGACGCGGGATCCCGCTCTCGCCACGCAGGCGGGCGGCGTGCAGAAGTGGGAGCCGCTGCTCTACGTATGCCACACCGCAATGCACCGGGGCGAGCCCGCCCGGCTCGAGGCGCTCGTCGCCATCGCACGGCGCCTGCTGGACCTCGGCGCAAACCCGAATGCCGAATATCACTGGAACTGGCATCCCGAGCTGCCCCGCACCGCGCTCTGGGGTGCAGTCTGCGTCATCGGCCATCTGCCGCTCGCCGAACTGCTGCTCGACGCCGGGGCCAATCCGACCGACGGCGTGACGGCGCACATTGCCGCCGGAAGCGCCAACATCGCCGCGCTCGAATTGCTGCGCCGCTACGGCCTCGACCCCGACCGGAGTCCGCGCGGCGTGCCGCCTCTCGTATATTCGATGACCTGGGCGCGTCCGCCAGAGGGGGAATACTGGCTGCTCGACCACGGCGCCGATCCGAACCTCGCATGGGGCGAGGACGACGAAGCGCCACTGCACGTGGCGGCGCGCCGGTGGAACGCCGCGATGGCGGAACAGCTCATCGCGCACGGCGCCGATCTCGGACGCCGGCGAAAGGACGGCGCCACTCCGCACACCGTCGCCGCGCTCTACGGCAATGGCGAGGTGGCCGCGTGTCTGCTAAAGCACGGCGCGATCAGTGAGCTGTCGCCCCTCGAGCAGTTCCTCGCCGCCTGCGCGCGCGCTGATCGATCGGCCGCCGACGCGATGCTCGCGGCGGATCCGTCGCTGCCCCGGCAGCTCACTCCCATCCACCACCAGATGCTGCACCGACCCGCCGAAAGCGGTGACGCCGCAGCGCTCGACACGATGCTCGACTGCGGATTCGATGTGAACGCCCGCGACAAGGATCAGGTCACCCCGCTCCATCGCGCCGCGATGGGCGGACATCCCGACGCCGTTCGCGTGCTGCTGGCGCACGCCGCCGACGTGCACGCCGTGGACGGCATGTTTTCCGCGCCGCCGCTCGTCTGGGCCGTCGAGGGTCGGAGCCATAGCTCCGGGAACCACGATGACGGCTTCGTCG
- a CDS encoding DUF2780 domain-containing protein — MFGHRFSPRVGLISVATCLVATASLAQAPADAPKPSAAASAAASASPDLTANLAKELGSTPEQAAGAAGALFGVAKTKMSATDFAQVSKAVPGMQALLKAAPAGGKGGGKSGAAALAQMAGTAGGLANAATAFQSLGLSPDMVGKAIPVLTSFVTKSGGADVGKLLAGALK; from the coding sequence ATGTTCGGTCACAGATTCTCACCCCGCGTTGGTCTGATCAGTGTCGCCACCTGTCTCGTGGCAACGGCGAGTCTGGCGCAGGCTCCGGCGGATGCTCCGAAGCCGAGCGCCGCTGCCTCCGCCGCCGCGAGCGCCAGTCCCGATCTGACGGCGAACCTGGCGAAGGAACTCGGCTCGACGCCGGAGCAGGCGGCCGGCGCGGCCGGCGCGCTCTTCGGCGTGGCGAAGACAAAGATGAGCGCGACTGACTTCGCGCAAGTATCGAAGGCGGTGCCCGGGATGCAGGCGCTGTTGAAGGCCGCACCCGCCGGCGGGAAAGGCGGCGGCAAGTCCGGAGCAGCGGCACTGGCGCAGATGGCCGGAACCGCCGGCGGACTCGCCAACGCCGCCACCGCATTCCAGTCGCTCGGCCTGAGCCCAGACATGGTGGGCAAGGCGATACCTGTACTCACCTCGTTCGTCACGAAATCGGGGGGCGCGGACGTCGGCAAGCTACTCGCCGGCGCCCTCAAGTAA